A segment of the Phorcysia thermohydrogeniphila genome:
GGTCAAAGTAAGAAAAAGACTCTAAGAGTTCTGTAACCTTTCCTTCGTCAAGCTCTGGAAGGGGCAAGTTCACTTTAGAACAGAGAGCTCTGAACTCCTTTACTGTTCTTTTAAAATCTTTTTTGAGCTTCCTTAAAAACCGCTTTACCACTACCTCTGGCTGGGAAATTCCAGAAAACCTTACTGTAGGAGCAAAAAGTATCAGTTCCTTAACTTTATCTGGGTAGAGGGAAGCCATTACAACGGCTAAGGTCGCGCCTAAGGACCACCCAACAAGGGCAGAGTTCTCAGGAAGGTACTCTCCAATTTCCCTCGCTAACTCTACGATATCTGAAGAACTAAAAAAGCTCTCCCCGTGGCCGGGGAGAATTATATGTTCTGCACTTTCAAAATGAGTTCCTTCCCAAACCGACGGCTCAAAGCTCCAGCCGTGGATAGTAAAAAGTTTCATGCAGCCTTTTTCCCGCTGTGCCCTAAGATACGCTGTATAAGGTGGTACTCCTTAATAACCTCTATTGCTCTCTTCATCTGGCTGTCAATACGTTTCTCCCTCTTCTTCCTTATCTCTTCCGTCTTCTCCGGATGCTCCTCCATTTCTTTAAACTCTTTCTTAAGCTTCTCTATGTCCTCCTTTGAGAGCTTGACTACGATGTCTGGATTGATTCCCTTGCCGTCTATACACTCGTTGTTGGGCATGTAGTACTTTGCAGTTGTTATCTTGACGGCGTAGCCCATCTCTAAGGGGTAGAGAGTCTGAACTGAACCCTTACCGAAGGTCTTTTCTCCAACAACTATTGCCCTGTTATTAAAGCGGAGAGCTCCGGTTAAAATCTCAGCAGCACTTGCCGTCCCGGAGTTAACAAGCATCACAACGGGCACGGAAACCGGCACAACTGGGTCATGTGTAGAGTAATACTTCCTAACGCTCTGGGGAATCCTTCCTTTCGTGTAGACTATGAGCTTACCCTTAGGGAGGAAGTAGTCGCTAATCACAACAGCAGCTTCAAGGAGACCTCCGGGGTTGTTCCTAACATCAACGATGATTCCTTCAAGTTTCTTGTTCTTCTTTAAGGCCTCTAAGGCCTTCTTAAACTCATCAACGGCGTTCCTCTGGAACATTGTAAACCTAATGTATCCAATGTTCCCTTCAAGTATTCTGTACTTAACACTCTGAATCTTTATAACTGCCCTTGTTATCGTGAAAGGCTTTGGCTCTGCCCAACCTTTACGCCAGACCCAAATCGTTATCTTTGTCCCCGGCTTACCCCTCATGAGCTTGACAGCTTCCATAAGGGTCATGTCGGGAGTAACCTTTTTATCCTCTATCTTAACGATAACGTCCCCAGCTTTTAGACCGGCCTTATAGGCTGGGGTATCCTCTATCGGGGCAATAATCAGTAACCTTCCGTCCTTCGTCTTCGTTATCTGTATGCCAAGGCCTCCAAACTCTCCACTGGTTTCAACCTGAAACTCTTTGAGTTTATCCGGAGTGAAGAGGGTACTGTGGGGGTCAAGCTTTGAGAGCATCCCTTGGATAGCGCCCTCAAAGAGTTCCTTGGGAGTAACAGGCTCAACGTACCTCTCCTTCACAAGCTGATAGGCCTCAGTAAACAGCCTGATAAAGCTGAGCTCTTGGTTACTCTTAGCCTCTCCCTTCATTGCAGCAGAGAGGGAAACCTTGGCAACCGAAAGCATCAGCAGTATAACCACAGAAAAGAAGACGGAAGTCTTCAGGAACCGTTTCATTTTTTCCTCGCAAGGACTTTTTTAACCTTCTCAATTATCCCATTTTCATCTAACTTAAAGTAGTGTAGCAAATCCCATCCCTTACCTGAAAGTCCGAAAACATCAGGAGTGCCAAGCCTCTCCATTGGTACCGGGTAATTCTCCACCAGAACTTCTGCCACTGCAGAACCAAGACCTCCTACAACCGAGTGCTCTTCAGCCGTAACGACAGCCCCAGTTTTTGAAGCTGACTTAACTACAAGCTCAACATCTATAGGCTTAACGGTCGGCATGTGAATCACTTCTACGGAAATTCCCTCCTTCTCAAGGATTTCTGCTGCAAGGAGGGCAAAGGAAGACATCACCCCGTTAGAGATAACTGTTACGTCCTCTCCTTCCCTTAAAACGTGTCCCTTGCCTATTTCAAACTTGTAGCTTTCATCAAAAATTCTTGGAAACTTTTCCCTTGAAAGCCTTACGTAAAAAGGACCTTCTGTATAGGCCACCTTCCTTATAACCTGCTTCGTCTCTATATCGTCGGCAGGAACTATTACCCTCATGTTTGGAATACTTCTCATAACGGCAACGTCTTCAAGAGCCTGATGGCTTGCTCCGTCCTCTCCTACCGTTATTCCACCGTGAGAGCAGACTATCTTAACGTTTAAGTTGGGATAACAGATTGTCTGTCTAACGGCCTCCCAAGCCCTTCCTGTCCCGAAAATGGCAAAGGTGCTAACAAAGGGTATTTTGCCGGAAACTGCAAGTCCGGCAGCAACGTTCATCATGTTAATCTCTGCAATTCCCATGTTGAAAAATCTTTCAGGAAATACCTTTGCAAACTTTGCAGTCTTTGTAGAACCAGAAAGATCAGCGTCAAGAACGACTATCCTTTCGTCTTCCCTTCCAAGCTCAACAAGTGTATCTCCATAGGCGTCCCTAAGGCTAACCTTTTCCATCTTCTCCTCCTCTAAGTAACCTCTCCCAGTTCTTTAAGGGCTTCCCTTAGAAGGTCTGGAGGTAGAGCCTTACCGTGCCACTCTGCCCTGTTCTCCATAAAGGAAACTCCCTTACCCTTAACAGTCTTAGCGATAATCATCGTTGGCTTGTACTTTACGGTATCAGCTTCGTCAAGGGCGTTCCTTATCTCTTTAAAGTCGTGACCATTTATCTCTATAACGTGCCATCCAAAGGCCTTCCACTTCTCTACTGTGGGGTAGATGGACATAACCTCATCAACCGGCCCATCAATCTGCAGGTTGTTGTTGTCTAAGATAACGCAGAGGTTATCAAGGTTATAGTGGGATGCTGCCATTGCCGCTTCCCAGACGCTCCCTTCCTGAGCTTCCCCGTCCCCTATCATGCAGTAGACCCTGCTGTCACTCCTATCAAGCTTTAAAGCCAACGCCATTCCGACGGCAGCACCTATACCGTGTCCAAGAGAACCTGTGCTTATTTCCACTCCGGGAGTTGTAAGCATGCTTGGGTGTCCCTGAAGGTCTCCCTCAAGGACTCTAAACTCCTTTAACTTCTCAAGGGGGAAGTAACCAGTCCTTGCAAGAACGGAGTAAAGGGCAGGAGAGGAGTGTCCTTTTGATAGAACAAAGCGGTCTCTCTTTTCCCACTTTGGATTTTCGGGGTTATGTCTCATCTTGTAGTAGTAGAGTGTAACGAGGATATCTGCTGCAGACATTGAAC
Coding sequences within it:
- a CDS encoding alpha/beta fold hydrolase codes for the protein MKLFTIHGWSFEPSVWEGTHFESAEHIILPGHGESFFSSSDIVELAREIGEYLPENSALVGWSLGATLAVVMASLYPDKVKELILFAPTVRFSGISQPEVVVKRFLRKLKKDFKRTVKEFRALCSKVNLPLPELDEGKVTELLESFSYFDLSNFARNLSVPAKIFVGEKDSVTGVQGALKLHLLIRSSTLSVFPEEDHLTILRRY
- a CDS encoding S41 family peptidase is translated as MKRFLKTSVFFSVVILLMLSVAKVSLSAAMKGEAKSNQELSFIRLFTEAYQLVKERYVEPVTPKELFEGAIQGMLSKLDPHSTLFTPDKLKEFQVETSGEFGGLGIQITKTKDGRLLIIAPIEDTPAYKAGLKAGDVIVKIEDKKVTPDMTLMEAVKLMRGKPGTKITIWVWRKGWAEPKPFTITRAVIKIQSVKYRILEGNIGYIRFTMFQRNAVDEFKKALEALKKNKKLEGIIVDVRNNPGGLLEAAVVISDYFLPKGKLIVYTKGRIPQSVRKYYSTHDPVVPVSVPVVMLVNSGTASAAEILTGALRFNNRAIVVGEKTFGKGSVQTLYPLEMGYAVKITTAKYYMPNNECIDGKGINPDIVVKLSKEDIEKLKKEFKEMEEHPEKTEEIRKKREKRIDSQMKRAIEVIKEYHLIQRILGHSGKKAA
- a CDS encoding transketolase family protein produces the protein MEKVSLRDAYGDTLVELGREDERIVVLDADLSGSTKTAKFAKVFPERFFNMGIAEINMMNVAAGLAVSGKIPFVSTFAIFGTGRAWEAVRQTICYPNLNVKIVCSHGGITVGEDGASHQALEDVAVMRSIPNMRVIVPADDIETKQVIRKVAYTEGPFYVRLSREKFPRIFDESYKFEIGKGHVLREGEDVTVISNGVMSSFALLAAEILEKEGISVEVIHMPTVKPIDVELVVKSASKTGAVVTAEEHSVVGGLGSAVAEVLVENYPVPMERLGTPDVFGLSGKGWDLLHYFKLDENGIIEKVKKVLARKK
- a CDS encoding transketolase; this translates as MIRFEPSFFLERNREIDDVTLRAIAREVRKDILKMTTAVNSGHPGGSMSAADILVTLYYYKMRHNPENPKWEKRDRFVLSKGHSSPALYSVLARTGYFPLEKLKEFRVLEGDLQGHPSMLTTPGVEISTGSLGHGIGAAVGMALALKLDRSDSRVYCMIGDGEAQEGSVWEAAMAASHYNLDNLCVILDNNNLQIDGPVDEVMSIYPTVEKWKAFGWHVIEINGHDFKEIRNALDEADTVKYKPTMIIAKTVKGKGVSFMENRAEWHGKALPPDLLREALKELGEVT